DNA from Intestinimonas massiliensis (ex Afouda et al. 2020):
CCGAGCTGGATGGTCTGGAGGAAAAGGCCATCAAGACCGGCGCCTCCAAGCTGTATGTGGAAGACCTGACGGATGAGATGGTGGACGACGTCATCATCCCCTCCATGATGATGGGCGCCAAGTATGAGGACTATCTGCTGGGCACCGCCTTTGCCCGGCCCATCATCGCCAAGCGCCTGGTGGAGATCGCCAAGGCCGAGGGGGCCGACGCCATCTGCCACGGCTGTACCGGCAAGGGCAACGACCAGGTCCGGTTCGAGCTGGCCATCAAGCGTTTTGCTCCCGAGATGAAGATCATCGCCCCCTGGCGGGAGTGGGACATCAAGGGCCGGGACGAGGAGATCGACTACGCTGAGGCCCACAACGTGCCCTTGAAGATCAGCCGTGAGACCAACTACTCCAAGGACAAGAACCTGTGGCACCTGAGCCATGAGGGCCTGGACCTGGAGGACCCGGCCAGCGAGCCCCAGTATGACAAGCCCGGCTTCCTGGAGATGGGCGTTTCCCCGGCCATGGCCCCCGATGCCGCTACCTATGTCACCCTGGACTTTGAGAAGGGCTGGCCGGTGGCCATCGACGGCGAGAAGAAGAAGGCCAGCGACATCATCCGCAAGCTCAACGAACTGGGCGGGGCCAACGGCATCGGCCTGCTGGACATCGTGGAGAACCGGCTGGTGGGCATGAAGGACCGCGGCGTGTACGAGACCCCCGGCGGCACCATTCTCTACCGGGCCCACGAGGTGCTGGAGATGATCACCATCGACAAGGACACCAAGCACATGAAGCAGAAGCTGGCGGTGGACTTTGCTGATCTGGTCTACAACGGCAAATGGTTCACCCCTCTGCGGGAGGCCCTGTCCGCCTTTGCGCTCAAGACGCAGGAGCATGTCACCGGTACGGTGAAGCTCAAGCTTTACAAGGGCAACATCATCACCGCCGGCGTCACCTCGCCCGACACCCTGTATTCCGAGAATCTGGTGACCTTCGAGGAGAGCGATTACAACCAGGACGACGCCACGGGGTTCATCAATCTGTGGGGTCTGCCGGACACCGTCCAGGCGCTGCGGGAACAGGGGAAGCTGAGATAGAGGCGCCGTCCTGCCCGAAGACGGCGCGGGTGCGCCGCACAAGCGTTTTCGCGGTGCGAAAACCTTGGCGCAAGGGCGAATTCATTTCGCCCGCGCAGGTGAAATAAAAAGGGCCCCCAGCGGCTTTTCCGCTGGGGAACGACGCCACGGGGTTCATCAATCTGTGGGGTCTGCCGGACACCGTTCAGGCGCTGCGGGAGCAGGGGAAGCTGAAGTAAAAAGACATGACACACCGGTAGGGCGGGGGCTTGCCCCCGCCATACCTATATATTCGCATAAGGAGCAATCAATATGAAACTTTGGGCAGGCCGGTTCCAGAAAGAGACCGATAGCTTAGTCAACGACTTCAATTCCTCCGTCTCTTTTGACGCGAGGATGTACCGGGAGGACATCGCCGGCTCCATCGCCCACGCCGCCATGCTGGGCAAGCAGGGCATCATCGAGGAGCATGAGGCGGAAAAGATCATCGACGGTCTGAAGGCCATCCTGGCCGACATCGACGCCGGCGGCGTGGAGTTCTCTGACGATAACGAGGACATCCACATGAACATTGAAGTCATGCTCACCAACCGTATCGGCGACACGGGCAAGCGCCTGCACACCGCCCGCAGCCGGAACGACCAGGTGGCCGTAGACTTCCGCCTCTATGTGAAAAAGCAGATCCCCGTCATCATCGGCATGATCCTGGACCTGGAGAAGGTGCTGCTCAAGAAGGCAGAGGCCAATCTGGAGACCGTGATGCCCGGCTATACCCACCTCCAGCGGGCCCAACCCACCACCTTTGCCCACTACATGATGGCCTACGCCAATATGCTCAAGCGGGACGTGACCCGATTTGAGGACTGCCTGGAGCGGATGGACGAGTGCCCCCTGGGGGCAGGCGCGCTGGCCACCTCCACCTATCCGGTGGACCGGTTCCAGACCGCCGGCGCCCTGGGCTTCCGGAAACCCGTGGACAACTCCATGGATGCGGTCTCCGACCGGGACTACGCCATCGAGTTCCTCTCCGCCTGCTCCCTGCTGATGATGCACCTGTCCCGGTTCTCCGAGGAGCTGATCCTCTGGTGCTCCTGGGAGTTCAAGTTCGTGGAGCTGGACGACGCCTACTCCACCGGCTCCTCCATCATGCCGCAGAAGAAAAACCCCGACGTAGCCGAGCTGGTCCGGGGCAAGACCGGGCGGGTCTACGGCTCTCTGATAACCCTGCTCACCGTGATGAAGGGTCTGCCTCTGGCCTACAACAAGGACATGCAGGAGGACAAGGAGTGCGTCTTTGACGCCATCGACACGGTGGAGATGTGCCTGCCGGTGTTCGCCGCCATGCTGGATACCCTCACCGTCCGGCCCAAGAACATGGCCCGGGCGGCGTCGGGCGGCTTCATCAACGCTACCGACTGCGCCGATTACCTGGTGCGCAAGGGCATGCCCTTCCGGGACGCCTATATGATCGTGGGCCGGCTGGTCAACATGTGCATCAAATCAGGGGATACCCTGGATACCCTGCCGCTGAAGGATTTCCAGTCGGTCTCCGGCGCCTTCGGCCCCGACGTGTACCAGGCCCTGGAGCTGAAAACCTGCGTGGGCGGCCGGAAGGTCTACGGCGGCCCGTCCCCTGAGTCGGTTAAAATGCAGATCGAGAACATTCAGAAGTTCGTGGACGCGCGGGCTTGAGCCCGCCGCCCAGCAGGACAAAGGAAGCGTGGTAGGATGAAACCGAAACTATACATTGACGGCCAGGAGGGCACCACCGGCCTGCAGATCTACGAGCGCCTGGGAGCCCGGGACGACATCGAGCTGCTGCGCATTGACCCGGACAAGCGCAAGGACACCGCCGAGCGCAAGCGTCTCCTGAACGCGGCCGATCTGGTGTTCCTGTGCCTGCCAGACGCCGCCGCCGTGGAGGCGGTGGCGCTCATCGAAAACGAGAACACCCGGGTGGTGGACGCCTCCACCGCCCACCGCACCGCCCCCGGCTGGGTCTACGGCTTCCCCGAGCTGCTGGCTGGCCAGCGGGAGCGGGTCCGGCACGCCAAACGGGTGGCCAACCCCGGCTGTCACGCCACCGGCTTTCTGTCTACCGCCGCCCCCCTGGTGGCCATGGGGGTCCTGCCCCCCGACTATCCGGTGGCCTGCTACTCTCTCACCGGCTACTCCGGCGGCGGCAGGAAGATGATTGCGGAATACGAGGCGGCGGACCGGGCTGCGTCCCTGGACGCCCCCAACATCTACGGCCTCAGCCTGAAGCACAAGCATCTGCCCGAGATGCAGAAGGTGGCGGGACTGAAGGTTCCCCCGGTCTTTTCCCCCATTCTGGGGGATATCTACCAGGGGATGGCCACCTCGGTGCTCCTGCACAACCGCCTGCTACGGGGAAACCCCACGGCGGAGGACCTCTGCGACATGCTCTCGGCCTACTACGAGGGGCAGAAACTGGTAAGCGTGGCCCCCTTCGGCGGTACGACGCCCCGGCTGTCGGCCAATGCCCTGGCCGGGTCCGACCGGCTGGAGATCACGGTGTGCGGCCACGAGGAGCAGACCATGCTGACCGCCCGCTTCGACAATCTGGGCAAGGGGGCCTCCGGCGCCGCCGTGCAGAACATGAATCTGATGCTGGGGTTTGACGAGACCGCCGGATTGGCGGTAGAATGAAAGAAACCATCCGGAAAAAGGAGTGCTGACCAATGAAAATGATTCCTGGCGGCGTGACCGCACCCAGGGGCTTTCAGGCCTCCGGCATCCACTGCGGGGTCAAGAAGGGCAAGGGCGACGGCAACCAGCCCCCCAAGAGCGGACGGCCCGAGGTGCTGGACCAGAAAAAGGACCTGGCCCTCATCGTCTCGGAAAAGGAGTGCGCCGCCGCCGCCATGTATACCCTCAACCGGGTGAAGGCGGCCCCCCTGTATGTGACCATGGACCACCTGGAAAACGGCGTGGCCCAGGGCATCATCGCCAATTCGGGCAACGCCAACGCCTGCTGCCCCATGAGCCATGAGAACGCCGAGGAGATGTGCGCTCTGGCCGCCGCCGCCACCGGGCTGAAGGCCGCCGACTTCGTGGTGGCATCCACCGGCGTGATCGGCCAAACCCTGAACATCGCCGCCATTGCCCAGGGCGTCCCCGCCGCCGCTGCCGCCCTGTCCCGCAGCGGCTCCGGCGACGCGGCCAACGCCATCATGACCACCGACACGGTGAAAAAGGAGCTGGCCGTCACCGTGGCCATCGGAGGACAGAAGGTGACCATCGGCGCCATCGCCAAGGGCTCCGGTATGATCCACCCCAACATGGGCACCATGCTGTGCTTCCTCACCACCGACTGCGCCATTACCCAGGAAATGCTCCAGGATGCCCTCCATGATATCGTGCCCCGCACCTTCAACCGGGTCACCGTGGACGGGGACACCTCCACCAACGATATGTGCGTCATCCTGGCCAATGGCATGGCGGAAAATCCCCTCATCGAGTGGAAGGACGACAACTACACCGTGTTTTCCAAGGCCCTTAGCGAGATCTGTACCGAGCTGGCCCGCAGCATCGCCGCCGACGGTGAAGGGGCCTCTCGTCTGGTGACCTGTACGGTAATGGATGCCCGCAGCGAGGAGAGCGCCGAGCGCCTGGCCAAGGCGGTGGTGGGCTCCTCCCTGGTGAAGGCCGCCATGTTCGGCGCCGACGCCAACTGGGGCCGGGTCCTGTGCGCCATGGGTTACTCCAAGGCCCCCTTCCGCCCTGAGTTCGTGGATGTCACCTTCCGCTCCGTGGTAGGCGAGGTGACCGTCTGCCGGCAAGGGGCGGGCCTGGATTTCGACGAAGATCAGGCCAAGAGCATCCTCAGTCAGGACGAGGTGGTCATCGAGGTGGACCTCCACGAGGGGGAGCACCAGGCCACCTGCTGGGGCTGCGACCTGACCTATGAATATGTGAAAATCAACGGTGATTACCGCACCTGATCCCACTGTCAGACAAAGGAGTCCTGTTACATGTCCAGTTCCCACGTGGAGCGCGCCCAGGTGCTGGCCGAGGCGCTGCCCTATATCCAGAAATACTACGGCAAGACCATCGTGGTCAAATACGGCGGCAACGCCATGATCTCGGAGGAGCTGCGCCGGGCCGTCATCAGCGACATTATCCTGCTCCACCTGGTGGGCATCCGGGTGGTGGTGGTCCACGGCGGCGGCCCCGAGATCACCGATATGCTCAAGCGCCTGGGCAAGCCGTCCGAATTCGTGGACGGCCTGCGCTACACGGACCAGGAGACCATGGATGTGGTGCAGCAGGTGCTGTGCGGCAAGGTGAACAAGGATCTGGTGGCCACCCTCAACCGCATGGGGGGCCGGGCCCTGGGCCTGTGCGGCATGGACGCTGGGCTGTTCCAGGCCAGGAAGCTGGATGAGAAATACGGTCTGGTGGGCGAGGTGGTCCAGGTAGACCCCGCCGTCGTCAACGACGCCCTGGCGGTGGGCTATATTCCCGTGGTCTCTACCGTGGCCCAGGGAGTAGACGGGGAGACCGCCTACAACATCAACGCCGACACCGCCGCCGCCAAGCTGGCGGTAGCCCTCCACGCTGAGAAGCTGATCCTGCTCACCGACGTGCGGGGCCTGCTCCGGGACCCCAAGGATGAGGACACCCTCATCCCCGAGGTGGGGCTGTCCCAGGTCCCCGGCCTGGTGAAGGACGGGGTGATCCAGGGGGGGATGATCCCCAAGGTGGACTGCTGCGTGGAGGCCGTGCGCTCCGGCGTGAAGAACACCATTATCCTGGACGGGCGCATCCCCCACTCCATTTTGATCGAGCTGCTGTCCGATTCCGGCATCGGCACCATGCTGCTGTGAGGTGAAACCATGGATTTTCAGGAACTCAAGGCTCTGGACGACCAGTATGTGATGCATACCTACGGCCGCTTCCCGGTGGATGTGGACCACGGGGAGAACGCCACCTTGTACGACGCCCTGGGCCGGAGCTACATCGACTTTTCCAGCGGCATCGGGGTCAACTCCATCGGCTGCGCCCATCCCAGGTGGACGGAGGCCATCATGGAGCAGGCCATGAAGCTGGGGCATATCTCCAATCTGTTCTACACCGAGCCCTGCGCCCGGCTGGCCAAGGTGCTGTGCCAGCGCGCGGGCATGTCCAACGTGTTTTTCGGCAACTCCGGCGCGGAGGGCAACGAGGGGCTCATCAAGCTGGCCCGGAAGTACAGCTTTGACAAGTACGGCAAGGGCCGGGGCACCGTTCTGACCCTAAAGCAGTCCTTCCACGGCCGGACGCTGAACACCTTGGCCGCCACCGGCCAGGAGGTGTTCCACAACTATTTCTTCCCCTTTCCCGACGGCTTCCGCTACGCCGCCCCCACCATGGATGGGGTGAGCGAGGTGGCGGGACATGACGTGTGCGCCGTCCTGATGGAGCTGGTCCAGGGGGAGAGCGGCGTCTACCCGCTGGACCAGGGTTTTGTCCACGATCTGGCGGTGCTGTGCGCCGAGCGGGATTGGCTGCTGCTCATCGACGAGGTCCAGACCGGCATTGGCCGCACCGGCACCCTGTTCTGCTACCAGCAGTACGGCATCCTGCCCGACGCGGTGTCTTTTGCCAAGGGGATCGCCGGGGGCCTGCCCATGGGCGGCTTCCTGGCCAGCGACAAGTGCCGGGACGTGCTGGGGCCGGGCACCCACGGCTCCACCTTCGGGGGCAATCCGGTGTGCGCCGCGGCGGCCCTGGCGGTGCTGGACGTGCTGGACGAGGATACCATCTCCGCCGCTACTGACAAGGGCCGGTATATCCGCAATGCTATCGCATCCATGGCCCTGCCCTGTCTGGGGGCCACCCGCGGCCTGGGCCTGATGATCGGTGTGGAGGTCAAGGGGGACAAGACCAACAAGGAGCTGGCCGCCAAGCTCATCGAAAACGGCCTGCTGGTGCTCACCGCCGGCCCCGCCCTGCGCTTCCTGCCCCCGCTGACCATCACCCAGGCGGAGATGGACAAGGGACTGGAGATTTTGGAAAAGACCCTGAAAGAGGTGTGAGAAATGAAGAAGGATTTGCTCAAGCTGCTGGACCTGACCCGGGAGGACATCACCAAGATCCTCAACGTGGCCGACCAGATGAAGTACAACCAGAAGCACGGCCTGACCCACAACTATCTCCAGGGCAAGACTCTGGCCATGATCTTTGAAAAAAACTCCACCCGGACCCGGGTGTCCTTCGAGGTGGGGATGTACCAGCTCGGCGGCCACGCCTTGTTCCTCTCCGGCAAGGAGAGCCAGATCGGCCGGGGCGAGCCCATCGAGGACACCGCCCGGGTGCTCTCCCGCTACTGCGACGGCATCATGATCCGCACCTACGGTCAGGACGAGGTGGAGGAGCTGGCCAAGTACGCCTCCATCCCCGTCATCAACGGCCTGACCGACTTTGCACACCCCTGCCAGGTGCTGGCCGACCTGATGACCATCCGGGAAAAGATGACCCGGCTGGAGGGGCTGAAGCTGTGCTTTATCGGGGACGGCAATAACATGGCAAACTCTCTGATCGTGGGCGGCCTGAAGTGCGGTATGGACGTGTCCGTGGCCTGTCCTGCGGGCTATGATCCCGACCCCCGGGTGCTGGACTTTGCCAAGACCGTCACCGGCGCCGGGTTTGCCCTGTGCCGCGACCCGAAGCAGGCCGCCAAAGACGCCGACGTGATCATCACCGACGTATGGGCCTCCATGGGCCAGGAGGGGGAGAAGGCCAAGCGGGAGGCCGCCTTCGGCGGCGTCTATCAGGTCAACGAAGCGCTGATGGCTGTGGCCCACCCCGGCGCCATGGTGCAGCACTGTCTGCCCGCCCACCGGGGGGAGGAGATCACGGCGGAGGTGTTCGAGGCCCACGCCGGGGAGATCTTCGACGAGGCGGAGAACCGGCTCCACGCCCAGAAGGCGGTCATGTTCCTGCTGATGGGAGAGAAAAACTGACTTTCACAGACAAGAAAAAGAGCTGGAAGGCGATGCCTTCCAGCTCTTTTTGACGACAATTCAGCCGGCCAGATACTTTTTCACCAGCTCCTGAAGCAGCTCGTCCCGGTCCAGCTTGCGGATGAGGGAGCGTGCGTTGTTATAGTTGGTGATATAGGTGGGGTCCTCGGAGAGGATGTAACCGACGATTTGGTTGATGGGGTTATAGCCCTTCTCCTGAAGCGAGTTGTAAACCGAGGTCAAAATGGCCTTGATTTCGTCGCCACGGTCCTGATTCAAGCTGAACTTTCTGGTGAAGTCCAATTGTTCCTGCATGTCGGAAACACCTCCCTGTGCCGTTTTCCCTATTGTAACTGAATTTGCCGGTGGTGTAAAGAGGCCGCACACAAAATTTATGAAGAATTAAGATGCCCATTTTGGGACGAAATATTCCTCCAGCCGTGCGGCAGCCTGCCTCAGCGCAGCGTCGCGCCCAGCTCGGTTTGCAGCAGCGCCAAGATGCTCTTGACGTCCTCGTCCGCCTCGGCGGCGGTGAGGCTGCGCTCGTCGGAACGGAGGGTCAGGTTGAAGGCCACGCTCTTTTTGTCCTCGGGGATGCCGGGGCCGGTGTAGATGTCGAACAGAGCCACGTCCTTCAGCAGGCCCTTGGCCCCCCGGCGGATGCAGTCGGCCAGCTCGCCCACGGGGACGTCCTTGCCGCAGACCACCGCGATATCCCGGGCCACCGCAGGGAACTTGGGCAGAGGCTGATAGACGGGCAGGGGGCCCATACTCCGGTAGAGAGCGCCGAAGGCGAGCTCGGCGGCGTAGAGCGGGCAGTCCACGCCATAGTTGGCGGCCACATGGGGGTGGATCTGCCCCAGCACGCCCAGCAGCGTGCTGCCGCTGTAAACCTTCGCGCAGCGGCCGGGGTGGTAGGAGGGGTTCTCCTTCTCGGCCGCGAAGCGGACGCTGGGAATGCGCAGCCCGGCCAGCACGGCCTCCACCGCCCCCTTCAGGGCAAAGAAGTCCATGTCGGCGCCGTAGGCGCCCAGCGAGAGGACCTTGGGCTCGTCGGCCATGCCGGAGCCGTCGTTTTTGGCGAAGTAGGTCCTGCCCAGCTCGTAGAGCTTGGCGGACTTGTTGCGGAAGTTGTAGTTCCGGGCCAGGATCTCCAGCATGGAGGGCAGGGTGGTGGTGCGCATGATGGAGGTGTCCTCTCCCAGGGGGTTCAGGATGCGCATGGAGGTGCGCAGGGGGGAATCGGCGGGCAGGTCGATCTTATCGTAATACGCGGGGCTGATGAAGGAATAGGTGATGATTTCATCGTACCCGGCCGTGCGGCACAGCAGCCCGGCGGTGCGCTCGGCCTGCTGCTCCGGGGTGTAGCCGCCCCGGACGGTGGCCCCCCGCATGAGGGTGTTGGGGATCTTGTTGTAGCCGTAGAACCGGGCCACCTCCTCCGCGATGTCGGAGTAGTGCTCCACGTCGCTGCGCCAGGAGGGGACCAGGATGGTGTCTCCCTCCAGGCCGAAGCCCAGGGACAGCAGGATGCGGCGCATCTCCGCCTCGGACACGTCGGTGCCCAGCAGGGCGTTGATCTTCTCCGGCTCCAGCTTTACGGTGACGGGGGCGGCGTCCCTGGCGATCACGTCCAGCACGCCGTCCACCACCTCGCCGGCTTCCAGCAGCTCCACCAGCTCGCAGGCCCGCTGGACGGCCTTCATGGTGTTCATGGGGTCCAGACCCTTTTCATACCGGGATGAGGCGTCGGTGCGCATCCCCAGGGCGGTGGCGGTGCGGCGGACGGAGGCGCCGTTGAAGTTGGCCGACTCAAACAGGACCATGGCGGTGTCGCCCACGATCTCGGAGTTGGCGCCGCCCATGACGCCGGCCACACATACCGGCCGGTGCTCGTCACAGATGCACAGCATGGATGTGGTCAGGGCGTGGTCCTTGCCGTCCAGGGTCTGGATGGCCTCCCCCTCCCGAGCGGTGCGGACGACGATGTGCCCGCCTTCCACACAGGAGAAGTCAAAGGCGTGCATAGGCTGGCCATACTCCAGCATGACGTAGTTGGTGATGTCCACGATGTTGTTGATGGGCCGCACGCCGGAGTTGCGCAGCCGCTCCCGCATCCAGGCGGGGGAGGGCTTAATCTTTACATTTTTCACCATGCGGGCGGTGTACCGGGGACAGAGGTCCCCGTCCTCAATGTCAATATCCACCAGCTCGGCGATGGAGCCGCCGCAGCCCTTGATTTCGGGGGTATGGAGCTTCAGCTCCTTGCCGAAGGTGGCGGCAGCCTCCCGGGCCAGGCCGATGACGGACAGGCAGTCGGGACGGTTGGGGGTGATCTCGAACTCCACCACGTGGTCGTCGTAGCCGATGACGGCGGCCATGTCGTCGCCGGGCTGCACGCCCTGCTCGTGGAGGACCCAGATACCGTCCTCGATGCAGTGGGGGAATTCCTTCTGGTCGGCGTGGAGGTCGGCCAGGGTGCAGATGTGGCCCTTGGCGGTGTCATAGGCCACCCAATCGCCCGCGTGGATGTTCTGGCAGCCGGTTACGGCCTCCGCCTCACCGTCGCCGGTGTTGAGGCGGACGGTATAGGTAAAGCCGTCGCCCTCGATGGCGGCGACCTGGGCGGCAATGACCTTGCCGAACATCTTGTGTCCGGGGGCCGCGTCCGCCGGGATGGAGGGCTTGGCCGGGTCCAGGGGCTTGTAGTCGTTCAGCAGGGCGGCGGCCCGGATGACGGCGTAGGGATAGTCGTGGGCGGCGGTGAGGTTGAGCTCCTTCAGGGAGCAGAGCATCCCATTGGAGGGCACCCCCCGCAGCTTGCCCTTTTCGATCTTGACCCCGCCGGGGAGCAGGGATTTGTGCCGGGCCACGGGGACCAGGTCACCCACGTGGATGTTCCACGCGCCGGTGACGATCTGGACGGGCTCGTCCTGGCCCACATCCAACTGGCAGACCCACATGTGGTCGGAATCGGGATGGCGGTCCATCCGGAGGATGCGGCCCGCCACCACGTTTTTCAGCTCCTGGCTCAGGTCCGCCACGGACTCCACCTTGGAGCCGGAGAGCGTCATAGCCTCGGAAAAGTCGTGGTCGTTTGCATCAATCGCAACAAATTCGTTCAGCCATTTACGGGACAACTGCATGGTTCAACACTCTCCTTTCACTTAAAACTGGCTGAGGAACCGGACATCGTTTTCAAAGATCAGGCGCATGTCGCTGATCTTGAACTGGCCCAGGGCCAGCCGCTCCAGACCGAAGCCGAAGGCGAAGCCGGAGTACACGTCGGGGTCCACGTTGCAGTTGCGCAGCACCTTGGGGTGGACCATGCCGGCGCCCAGCACCTCGATCCAGCCCTCGCCCTTACAGGTGGGGCAGCCCTTGCCGCCGCACTTGTGGCACTGGATGTCCACCTCACAGGAGGGCTCGGTGAAGGGGAAGTGATGGGGACGGAAGCGGGTCTGGGTGTCGGGGCCGTAGATCTGCCGGATGACGGTGTTCAGGGTGCCCTTCAGGTCGGCCATGGTGATGCCCTTGTCCACCACCAGACCCTCGATCTGGTGGAACATAGGGGAGTGGGTGGCGTCCACCTCGTCCTTGCGGTACACCCGGCCGGGGGAGATGATGCGGATGGGCAGCTCGCGGGTCTCCATGGCCCGGATCTGCATGGGGGAGGTCTGGCTCCGCAGCAGGACGGAGGAGTCCTCAGTCAGATAGAAGGTGTCGGTCCAGTCCCGGGAGGGGTGATCCTCCGGGGCGTTGAGCTTGGTGAAGTTATACTCGGCCTGTTCGATCTCGGGGCCGTCCAGAATATCGAAGCCCATGCCGATGAAAATGTCCTTGATCTCGTCCAGAACGGTATACATGGGGTGCTTGTGGCCCACCTCGACGGGTTTGCCGGGGATGGTGACGTCCAGAGTCTCCGCCTCCAGCCGGGCGTGGAGGGCGGCGGCCTCCAGCACCTTCTGCTGCCGGGCCAGGGCCTCGGTGAGGGCCTCGCGCACCTCGTTGGCCAGTTGACCCATGACGGGGCGCTCCTCGGCCGAGAGCCTGCCCATCTGCTTGAGCAGAGCGGTGAGCTCACCCTTTTTGCCCAGATACCGGACTCGCAGGGCCTCCAGGTCGGCCGCCGTCTTGGTCTCACTGAGGGCGGCGAGGGCCTCGCGCCGGATTTGTTCCAGTGTTTCCTTCATATTCGCAGCTCCTTTGCGTAAGATAAGCAACAAAAAATGCCCCCCATCCCCAAAGAGGGACGAAAGGCAAGCCTTCCGCGGTACCACCCGCATTTCCACGCCCCGGTCCCGGGCGCAGACACTTCAACCACCATAACGGATGGAACCCGTCCGCGTCTTTCCCCGCGGCCGCTCCCGGGCGAACCAAGCGCGTTCCTCATGGGGCGGCTTTCAGCCGGTGACCGTCCCTCTCTGCCTGACGAACTGTGCGCTATTTTCCCGTTCTCAGCGTTTCTATCTTGCATTTATACCACATCGGCCGGAAAATTGCAAGATGAAATTGAATGTTCATGGCTTGCGGCGGGACGTGTTCCGCATTATAATGGACGGGTACATTCTGAGAAGAAACGAGTGGATTCGGTGAAA
Protein-coding regions in this window:
- the pheT gene encoding phenylalanine--tRNA ligase subunit beta, encoding MQLSRKWLNEFVAIDANDHDFSEAMTLSGSKVESVADLSQELKNVVAGRILRMDRHPDSDHMWVCQLDVGQDEPVQIVTGAWNIHVGDLVPVARHKSLLPGGVKIEKGKLRGVPSNGMLCSLKELNLTAAHDYPYAVIRAAALLNDYKPLDPAKPSIPADAAPGHKMFGKVIAAQVAAIEGDGFTYTVRLNTGDGEAEAVTGCQNIHAGDWVAYDTAKGHICTLADLHADQKEFPHCIEDGIWVLHEQGVQPGDDMAAVIGYDDHVVEFEITPNRPDCLSVIGLAREAAATFGKELKLHTPEIKGCGGSIAELVDIDIEDGDLCPRYTARMVKNVKIKPSPAWMRERLRNSGVRPINNIVDITNYVMLEYGQPMHAFDFSCVEGGHIVVRTAREGEAIQTLDGKDHALTTSMLCICDEHRPVCVAGVMGGANSEIVGDTAMVLFESANFNGASVRRTATALGMRTDASSRYEKGLDPMNTMKAVQRACELVELLEAGEVVDGVLDVIARDAAPVTVKLEPEKINALLGTDVSEAEMRRILLSLGFGLEGDTILVPSWRSDVEHYSDIAEEVARFYGYNKIPNTLMRGATVRGGYTPEQQAERTAGLLCRTAGYDEIITYSFISPAYYDKIDLPADSPLRTSMRILNPLGEDTSIMRTTTLPSMLEILARNYNFRNKSAKLYELGRTYFAKNDGSGMADEPKVLSLGAYGADMDFFALKGAVEAVLAGLRIPSVRFAAEKENPSYHPGRCAKVYSGSTLLGVLGQIHPHVAANYGVDCPLYAAELAFGALYRSMGPLPVYQPLPKFPAVARDIAVVCGKDVPVGELADCIRRGAKGLLKDVALFDIYTGPGIPEDKKSVAFNLTLRSDERSLTAAEADEDVKSILALLQTELGATLR
- the pheS gene encoding phenylalanine--tRNA ligase subunit alpha, yielding MKETLEQIRREALAALSETKTAADLEALRVRYLGKKGELTALLKQMGRLSAEERPVMGQLANEVREALTEALARQQKVLEAAALHARLEAETLDVTIPGKPVEVGHKHPMYTVLDEIKDIFIGMGFDILDGPEIEQAEYNFTKLNAPEDHPSRDWTDTFYLTEDSSVLLRSQTSPMQIRAMETRELPIRIISPGRVYRKDEVDATHSPMFHQIEGLVVDKGITMADLKGTLNTVIRQIYGPDTQTRFRPHHFPFTEPSCEVDIQCHKCGGKGCPTCKGEGWIEVLGAGMVHPKVLRNCNVDPDVYSGFAFGFGLERLALGQFKISDMRLIFENDVRFLSQF